CTGCCAGGTGCGCGTTCCCGGTCGTAGACGCGCAGGGACGAGGTGATCTAGGGCGCCGTGAGGTAGACCGAACACGACGATGCTGATGGCGAAGGGGATCAGTTGAATGGCCATCGGGATCGGACGGCCGGCCAGGGCGAGCGCGGCGGCGGTCACGGTGACGAGGACCAGTGTGACGGTCACTGGAGTGAGGACCCAGCGAATAATCAGGTGGCGGAGTGAGTCGTCTACCGGGCCTGAGGGGTTTGTTTTGACCGTAGTGGCGGTCATGCGGGGACCAATCGAAGCCGCTCCAAGAAAGTGGTCCAGGCAGCGCGGATGAAGCGTCGTTTCGGGAGGACGGCGATGATTCGGAGCTCGTCGAGGACGGTGGAATGTTCGGTGAGGAAACGGACAGTGAGGGGACCAGGGAGTCGGCCAAAAAGGCGTTGGAATGTGTCGGGTGCGTGTTCTGGTTGGTCTCGGAGAAATCGCAGGAAGATCGCATCCAAGAGCCGCGTCCGCCAAGAGTCCGTGATGAGGGGGACGGGTGACCCGTCCCGGATCGCCTCGGCCGTTCTAGTGGCGTGCTGTTGGATGCGGGTGAACGCGTATCCGGTGCTGGGACGGGTGGCGCCGGCACGGACACCGATCGCGGGAACCGAACCACGCGCTGGGGGAGTGTCGGTCATGGGAATGTTGCCGGCCTCTTGTGCGGTGACTTCCCACTCGTGTGCTTGGAGGCCCCACCGACTGGTCAGGTAGGAATTGATGACGTTCCGGAAGGGTTCGTCGCCGTGCGAGTCGGGCCTGAACTCGGTGCACTCGACGAGCGCATCCGTCGGGCTGACCGGGAGCACGTACATGAACTGCACCGGCCCGTTGGGGGCCTGAACGGTGAAGTCCATCAGAGTCACCGTGCTGGTGTCGAACACGGGTTTGGTGGTGTGCACCCACAGGCCTAGGAAGCGTTGCTGCAACCGGGTACGCCCCTCCGGGACGGGGTCGAGGTGTGCAGGCCCACGCCCATCGAGGGTGGTCGGCGCCGTGACAGTGCCAAGGGCGGTGGAGGTGACGAACGAGTTGGATTCCTGGCGCACATCGGCGATATGGAGGCCGGCGACCGTCGCTGCCGCGCCGGTGTGAGTAAGTCTGCGGGTCATCGCCTGGCGGTAGTCAGCCGCGTGAATCATTCGATATGGATGGTGAGGGTCGGAGCCGATGGACGTTCCGGTGGAGGTTCGGATTTCCCATTGGTCCCAGGTGCCCGTGACGGCCTCGGGGACGGGGTTTTCTCCTTGATCCCAGAAACACCAGGTGCGCGGGTCGGGGCCGGTTCTTCCATCCAGGACCACGACACTTTGATCCGGCAGGAGGCGGTGCAAGGCCACGGCTGTGGCAAGGCCCGCGCACCCACCGCCGAGGATCGCGATGTCCGCAGCGACCGGGAATATATTCTCCCGGACCGCTCGGCGGAGGAAGCCCCGTTGAGGAGTCCCCTTCGCCGAGGCGGTCGTGGTGGCGGTACCGGACGGGTCAGTGCCGAGCGTCATGCTCAGCGTGTGCTTCGCTCCACCGCATTTGCGGGGCAACACCATCGGACAGCTTCTCCGAGGACACCCAGACGGCCTCCGGCAGGGTGTCGACGCCGAGGGTGACGTCCTGGGAGGAGCGAATCTTGGCAATCTTGTGGATCATCGTTCCGAAACCGACCTTCGCGATGATGTCCGCTATGGAAAGGATGACCTGCATCCAGGTGATGATGGCTCCGCCGTGACCCCAGCCCTGGAGACCGAAGATCACCGGGTACGCCAGCCACGTCACGACCAGAAGCATGCCAGCGTTGCGAAGGGTGGCGGCAGCTTCCGTGCCGGCGAGATCGCGGCGGCCCTTGACGACGATGTAGACGATGAGGACGTACAGGATCACCATGAAGATGCCAGAGATGATGCCCCATAGCCACAGGGCGCCCATTTTCGTTCCCGAGTCGACGACGACCCCACCGATATAGCCGGTAGAAATCATTAGGAACGCGGCGCCGACGCCGATGACCCGGAGCCGACGCGCCGCGGCCCCCGCCAGGGTGGCAACAGCGAGCAGTTCGATGATCAAAAGTGGGACGGTGACTGTCCAATCGAAGTATCTGGGCGCCCAGGACAGGAGTGCGTTCGCATTCGGGATCCACATGTTCCCGCGACGCTGGTACCCAATCGCGAATTCGACCACGAGAAGCACGTAAGACAAGAAAGCGATCCCGGTGATGGCCATCCCGGCGTAAATGCCGCCTCGGTACCTCGAGGTGACCTCGTTACGGGATGTCCAGGACTTGACGAAGAATGCAAACAGCGCCAGGCCGGCCACGGAGAGGGCGTAGATGATGATCGAGTGTTCCGCGAGGGTCAGGTGTGCTTGCCAGGGTGAGAGTGAGTCTTGCATCAGAGCCTTTCGGGGTCGAAGAAAGTGAGATCACCTAAAGCTTGCTCTGTGACAAGTGTTTGCGTCCAAAAAGTGGACGACATTCCCACCATTCGGGGGACAAATATTGTCCCTAAGCAAGTGTCGGGGGATTTTTCCTGAAGCAGGTTGCTTAGAATCAACCATGATGACTGACAATGATCAAGACATTGACGTCCTTCTGGCGGGTTCCATAGCGGCTTTCGGATTGATCGCGAAGTCTCTCGCGCCAGCTTTGGAACGTGTGACCATGCAGCAATACCGCGTACTCGTCCTCCTAGGGACCCGAGGCCCCATGCGCAGCTCCGATCTTGCGCTGGAGTTGGGCCTTTTGGCCTCTGGTATCACGAGGATCGTCAATCGGCTTATCGGTGCTGGATATGTGCTCAAGCAGGCGGGACAGAAAAGCCGGCGTGAGGTGATCGTCACCGCCACGGACAGCGGGTTAGCACTCGTGAGGGACGCTCTTGACCGGCGCCGAGAAGAACTCAGCACCCTCCTGACGGTTCTGAGCGCCCCTGACCGGAAGGCTCTTGTTCGGGCATCTCGAGCACTCGCTTCGGCTCTAGACGGTGATGAAGATCTCGGTCACCGAATACTGACTAATCGACATTCCTAGGCCAGAGCTCAAATTGATCAGCGTCGATATTTTGGACCCGTCCTCGGAGCCGCGAGCCTTCTCCGTTCTTTACGGGCTCCTTGTCCTTGAAAGCGGTGCCGTGCACTCGGCGGCGTTAATCCACCTGATCGTGATCGCGATCGCTGTGTCGATCGTGGCGCACTCGTCCACCGACGTCCCCATCGCGGCGGCGTTTTCTCGGATGGAGAAAGAACTGCCGGCGCCTACGTTTCGTGAAGTGGACGTCGCTTGATCACGGAGCGATTGGATGGCCAAGCCGATGCCGGAAAAGGACGATCCGGTCGTTGTCCATTCCCCCAATGGTTAGGTCGACTTCGTCGTCGCCTCCCGGTCCCAGTCGTGGGAGTCGGTGGTGGTTTCTGCGGTCTACCCCTGAAGTGGGGGTCCCTAGTTTCATGCATTGGCATAGAGTTCGGTGTGCGTGACCGATCTGTTTCACGAGACGTATCGGCCACGGCTCCTTGGCCGGCAAGGACATTCATGACTCTCGCCTCCGCCATTCCTGCCGATACCCCTCGGACGGACAACGACCTTCTCGTCCTCGTTGCCGAGGGGAATCGTGACGCGTTCGCGGTGCTCTACGACCGGCTCAGCAGCCGCGTGTTCGGCCTGGTGAAACGCGTCCTGATCGACCCGGCGCAATCTGAAGAAGTCACCCAGGACGTGTTCCTTGAGCTGTGGCAGAGCGCGTCCCGGTTCGACCCGGCGAAGGGCAATGCGGCGGCATGGGTGTTGACGATGACGCACCGCCGCGCCATCGATCGAGTTCGGGCCTCCCAAGCCAGCCGCACCCGGGATCTTGCTGTAGGTATCCGCGACTATCAGGACAGCGGGGAGGACTTCGTTGAGCAGGTCGAAACGCGGTCGGAGCATGAGCGCGTCACCAAGGCCATGCGGCAGCTCACTGACGTTCAACAGCAAGCGTTGCAGCTGACGTACTTTCAGGGCCTGACGCATAAAGAGGCTGCTCTGGTGGCCGGGGCACCGGTCGGAACCATGAAAACACGCCTCCGTGACAGCCTCATCGCCCTTCGGAAGCTGGTTGATGTTTCCCTCCCGCAGTCGGCGGCCTGACCAACGCTTCACCGCAACGTTGATGATCACGTCGCCAGGCTCAACATCGTCGCCCCTCGGGTGAGTTTGTCTTCGGCGGCAGCTTCGTGAAGGGCAGGGCCCGCCCGCATCGCGTGTGGGGGAGTGGCGGGGGCGGGTCCTGCCGGTCTAGGGGCCCGGAGAGACTGAGCCGGCCGGGTTGTCGACGGCTAGGGCGATTGCCGTGCCAGCAGAAGGCGACAGCGTGTGCCTTGCCTGATCGGTTGCCGGTTGACTTACTGGATCCATGGGGACTGCTGAGGGTTTAGTTGACTCGGTTTCCTAGGCCGCGATTGCGGTCTGGGGGTTGATTATTGCTTCGTATTCGACCGGTGTCAGCTTGCCGAGGCCGCGTTGGCGTCGTTTCCGGTGATAGCTGGCCTCGATGCAGGTGATGATCGCCAGCCGCAGCTGCTGTCTTGTGGCCCATTTCCGCCGGTTCAGGACGTTCTTCTGCAGGAGCGCGAAGAACGATTCCATTGCAGCGTTATCTGCGCACGCACCGACCCTTCCCATCGAGCCGAGCAGGCCCGCCTCGCTCGAAGCGCGGACGTATTTCTTGGACCGGAACTGGCTGCCCCGGTCGGAGTGAACCACGGTGCCGGCCGGGCTCCGGCGGTCGACAGCCATCCGAAGCGCGTTGACAGCGAGGGACGCTTTCATCCGGTGGTCAATCGAGTAACCCACGATCCGACGGGAGCAGGCGTCTTTCACAGCGCACAGGTAGAGCTTGCCCTCGGCCGTCTCGTGCTCGGTGATGTCCGTGAGCCAGAGCCGGTCCACGTCCGGTGCCGTGAACTCCCGTTTGACCCTGTCATCGTGCACCGGTGGGCCAGCTTTGCGGTTCAGGCCCCGCTTCTTCGAGTGCAGCGACCAGAGCCGCTGCTGGGAGCACAACCGCCAGACACGTCGCTCCGATGTCCGATGGCCAGCGGCCTTCAACTCATCGGCGATGAACCGATACCCAAACGTCGGGTCGTCCTCATGAGCGTCGAGAGCCGCGTTCGTGAGGTGGGCGTCGTCCCAGTCGCGCTGGCTGACCGGGTTGCTCCTCCACCGATAGAACGCCTGCTTCGAGAAGCCGAGCACCCGGCAGGCCACCGTGACGGGGACCCCGTCAGCGGCAAGGTCAAGGACCAGCGGGTAACTCATTTTGGGAGCTGGGACTGAGCGAAATACGCGGCCGCCCGGCGGAGAATCTCGTTCTCCTGCTCGAGCAGCCGGATCCTTTTCTGCGCCTCTTTCAGGGCCGCTTGCTCAGCCGCCTTTGCAGCTGCGGTCGACGCTGACACCGGATCGAGCCCCTCGTCGCGGTCTGCCGCTCGAAGCCACCGTTGCAAGCACGTCTCGGAGATCCCGAAGTCTTTCGCGACTTGTCGATGCGACGCCTCGCCTCGGCGGGCGACCGCGATCACGTCACGCCGGAACTCCGGTGGATAGGCCTTCACCATGATGAACATCCTTCCAGCAGGAGCACATGCTCCTACCGATCGGAGTCAACCGAACCCTCAGCAGTCCCATCCGGTCGCAGCTGCGGCCAGAAGCACGCTCACGACGGTGAAGGTGGTGACGTAAAAACCGGTGCGGCGTTTGAGGAGGCCGGCGTCGCGGACTTTCGCCAGGAGGGCCGTGTAGGTGCTGGTGGGTTTCGCTGCCTTTCCCGCAGTGGTGCCACGGAAGCCGGGAGGGAACTCGTGATGATCCCGGGTGGTGGGCGCAGGAGGCCGCGGTTGAAGAGAAGTCATGAGGTCGCAATCTGCACTGAGCATCGACTCGCCGGACAGGAGGGAAAGGCACCTAGGACCGGGGCGACCTGATCTCACAGTACGCGGTCGATCAGAATCGCTCTCGAATGAAAGCAAATCGCTGTCTGCACACCCTCAGGTGGCGCCATAGGCGGTCGCATTGCTGCTTTGAGGTACAGCCCAAGACGACACGAAGCAGGGACCCGCTGGGCGTCGTTCTAGGGTCCCGTTGAGAGTCCTGCGGCAGTTGTACGCGGGGCTCTCAACGAAAGGCGACACTGACTGCGTCGCGTGCGGGCTAGAGGGCGGCGCACTCCACGCACACCGGTCCGAGCTTTGTTTCGTGGTCGAGCTGGATTCTGGGTCGTACGAGGAAGCACTCGATGCAGGTGAACTCGTTTTCCTGGATCGGTAGCACGACGACGTCGAGGGCTTCGTCGACGATGGAGGCGTCGAGCTCGAATCCGTCTGCCGAGTCGCCATCGTCGAGATCAGCCGCCAGACCGGTCGCCTTTGTTGGGCGAGCGTCGATCGAGACAACGCTGTCGTCAGCTTCCGGTGGGTTGCGTGAGGCGTCGTAGTCGGCAGCCATATGATCTCCTGCGGGTCTGGGGGAGTGGTCGGGCGGCAGCCCGCCGCCACTATAGACAGCGCTGACTACGTGTTCATTCCCGGTCGCCGTCGAGTGAGTAAAATACTCTTATTCGCGCTTGTCGCAACCTTCCTGCTGTCTGCGGTGGACGGAAGCACCCTCGGCAGCGAGGTCGATTCCTGTATCCCACCCATTTCGGACTTGCCGGAGATCAACCAAACGGGATGGCTTCCGGCTAGGGGAGTGGGCTTCCTGGTAGCCGAGTCCGACATCCATGTCAGGTCGGGACCGTATTTGAGACGCTCGGCTGAGCGTAAAGGTTGTTGGTGTCTAGGCGGCGAGTTGCACCTCGTGGGGGTGGGGGATGGTGGCCCAGAGGTCGACGTCGTCGTCGGCGTCGAGGCCGAGGGCTGCGGCGGTTTCGTCGGGAGTGGACGCGACGATCGTGATCGCGGTGTCGGTGTCGGAGGTTCCGGTGCGGAGGATAATGCGGGCCGAGCGCAACTGTTTGATCTGGGCGGCCGCGTTGTCGATAAGGATGTTAAGGGTGTCGGGGTGGTAGTGGTCGAGTCCGCCGTCGTCGAGGACTTGCACGTAAGCGCCGCGGCGCCGGTGGGTGGAGATGACATCCCGCATGGTCGGGTTCAGCAGGTGTCGGCCGCGGATTTCGTCTCGGAGTGCTTGCTCGAGGACACGGCACTCGGTCCGGCCTACCTGATCGAGCAGGCCGCGCTGCTTGATGATGTGGTGAAGCATGGGCGCCGCGGTCGCGCGGGTGTGGTGGAGGCGGTCTCGGCGTTCAAGGTGGAAGGCGTCGAGTTGTGTTTGTTGGAGGGTGAGGGTGCGTTGGGTGTCGGCGGAGATGTCTGCGGCGACGCTCACGCGTCGGATGGCGCGCCGCATCATCAGGCCGGCGATGACGATCACAATTTCCGCGGCGAGCCCTAGCCGGATGGCGCCGGTGGGACCGGCCCAGAGAGTGAGCTGTGCAATTTGGAAGGTAAGGGTGACGATGGGCGGCCCGGGGTGGCCGGTG
This genomic stretch from Frondihabitans peucedani harbors:
- a CDS encoding IS3 family transposase (programmed frameshift), whose protein sequence is MVKAYPPEFRRDVIAVARRGEASHRQVAKDFGISETCLQRWLRAADRDEGLDPVSASTAAAKAAEQAALKEAQKRIRLLEQENEILRRAAAYFAQSQPPKMSYPLVLDLAADGVPVTVACRVLGFSKQAFYRWRSNPVSQRDWDDAHLTNAALDAHEDDPTFGYRFIADELKAAGHRTSERRVWRLCSQQRLWSLHSKKRGLNRKAGPPVHDDRVKREFTAPDVDRLWLTDITEHETAEGKLYLCAVKDACSRRIVGYSIDHRMKASLAVNALRMAVDRRSPAGTVVHSDRGSQFRSKKYVRASSEAGLLGSMGRVGACADNAAMESFFALLQKNVLNRRKWATRQQLRLAIITCIEASYHRKRRQRGLGKLTPVEYEAIINPQTAIAA
- a CDS encoding bacteriorhodopsin, encoding MQDSLSPWQAHLTLAEHSIIIYALSVAGLALFAFFVKSWTSRNEVTSRYRGGIYAGMAITGIAFLSYVLLVVEFAIGYQRRGNMWIPNANALLSWAPRYFDWTVTVPLLIIELLAVATLAGAAARRLRVIGVGAAFLMISTGYIGGVVVDSGTKMGALWLWGIISGIFMVILYVLIVYIVVKGRRDLAGTEAAATLRNAGMLLVVTWLAYPVIFGLQGWGHGGAIITWMQVILSIADIIAKVGFGTMIHKIAKIRSSQDVTLGVDTLPEAVWVSSEKLSDGVAPQMRWSEAHAEHDARH
- the sigK gene encoding ECF RNA polymerase sigma factor SigK, with the translated sequence MTLASAIPADTPRTDNDLLVLVAEGNRDAFAVLYDRLSSRVFGLVKRVLIDPAQSEEVTQDVFLELWQSASRFDPAKGNAAAWVLTMTHRRAIDRVRASQASRTRDLAVGIRDYQDSGEDFVEQVETRSEHERVTKAMRQLTDVQQQALQLTYFQGLTHKEAALVAGAPVGTMKTRLRDSLIALRKLVDVSLPQSAA
- a CDS encoding lycopene cyclase family protein codes for the protein MTLGTDPSGTATTTASAKGTPQRGFLRRAVRENIFPVAADIAILGGGCAGLATAVALHRLLPDQSVVVLDGRTGPDPRTWCFWDQGENPVPEAVTGTWDQWEIRTSTGTSIGSDPHHPYRMIHAADYRQAMTRRLTHTGAAATVAGLHIADVRQESNSFVTSTALGTVTAPTTLDGRGPAHLDPVPEGRTRLQQRFLGLWVHTTKPVFDTSTVTLMDFTVQAPNGPVQFMYVLPVSPTDALVECTEFRPDSHGDEPFRNVINSYLTSRWGLQAHEWEVTAQEAGNIPMTDTPPARGSVPAIGVRAGATRPSTGYAFTRIQQHATRTAEAIRDGSPVPLITDSWRTRLLDAIFLRFLRDQPEHAPDTFQRLFGRLPGPLTVRFLTEHSTVLDELRIIAVLPKRRFIRAAWTTFLERLRLVPA
- a CDS encoding DUF4193 family protein; this encodes MAADYDASRNPPEADDSVVSIDARPTKATGLAADLDDGDSADGFELDASIVDEALDVVVLPIQENEFTCIECFLVRPRIQLDHETKLGPVCVECAAL
- a CDS encoding MarR family winged helix-turn-helix transcriptional regulator, with amino-acid sequence MQQYRVLVLLGTRGPMRSSDLALELGLLASGITRIVNRLIGAGYVLKQAGQKSRREVIVTATDSGLALVRDALDRRREELSTLLTVLSAPDRKALVRASRALASALDGDEDLGHRILTNRHS